One part of the Mesorhizobium sp. M4B.F.Ca.ET.058.02.1.1 genome encodes these proteins:
- a CDS encoding sugar transferase, with amino-acid sequence MRDIAKSADAGFSHAGIDFPPPIGGLLKRGFDIVGSLAGLVLLSPLFLMVALLVKLSDGGSIFYGHKRIGRGGRIFPCLKFRTMVQDGERVLAAHLAANPEANAEWIATRKLKNDPRVTRVGQVLRKLSLDELPQIINILQGDMSLVGPRPVVRDELEIYGSAAVYYLKSRPGLTGLWQVSGRNDVSYDSRVAFDRHYVENWSLFEDIRIIFKTVPAVWMSRGSY; translated from the coding sequence ATGAGGGATATTGCCAAGTCGGCCGATGCGGGTTTTTCGCACGCCGGCATTGATTTTCCGCCACCGATCGGCGGGCTTCTTAAGCGTGGTTTCGATATCGTCGGTTCGCTGGCTGGCCTGGTGCTGCTCAGCCCGCTGTTCTTGATGGTCGCGCTGCTCGTCAAGTTGTCGGACGGCGGGAGCATCTTCTATGGCCACAAGCGCATCGGCCGCGGCGGCCGGATTTTCCCGTGCCTCAAGTTCCGCACCATGGTGCAAGACGGCGAGCGGGTTCTGGCCGCACATCTTGCCGCCAATCCGGAAGCCAATGCCGAGTGGATCGCGACGCGCAAGCTGAAGAACGACCCGCGCGTCACGCGCGTCGGCCAGGTGCTGCGAAAACTCAGCCTCGACGAACTGCCCCAGATCATCAACATCCTGCAGGGCGACATGAGCCTGGTCGGGCCGCGCCCCGTCGTGCGCGACGAGCTGGAAATTTATGGCAGCGCCGCGGTCTACTATTTGAAGTCACGTCCGGGTCTTACCGGGCTGTGGCAGGTCAGCGGCCGCAACGACGTGTCCTATGACAGCCGCGTCGCCTTCGATCGTCATTATGTCGAGAACTGGTCGCTGTTCGAGGACATTCGCATCATCTTCAAGACAGTGCCTGCAGTATGGATGTCGCGCGGCAGCTACTGA
- a CDS encoding serine kinase has protein sequence MALPELEATAPAEPDIVITVGPIDHPGPQLVAGTAFRFEPARQYLAWEAVGAFLISDARRIDIEPVPGIDDQLIAFPLLGPVMALLLHQRGLLVLHASAIAVGGRSAIFMGDKGAGKSTTAGAMISAGHRLLTDDVVAVDMSRPDGPVIIPAFPQLKLAADAAAAIPIRQAEIRPQAHPAIDKAQHRLHGGFARGAVAATRIYILQRRDSAAISPHAGPGALSALIKFSYVTRFGRAALVGDFAAMHLRQCAGLANRIGVHRLEVPAGLNRIGEAVALIERDLASGNRPE, from the coding sequence GTGGCCTTGCCCGAACTGGAAGCCACGGCGCCGGCCGAGCCAGACATTGTGATCACGGTGGGCCCGATCGACCATCCAGGACCCCAGCTCGTGGCCGGAACCGCCTTTCGCTTCGAGCCGGCGCGGCAGTATCTCGCCTGGGAGGCGGTCGGCGCTTTCCTGATCAGCGATGCCCGCCGCATCGACATCGAGCCCGTGCCCGGCATCGACGACCAGCTGATCGCCTTCCCGCTGCTGGGGCCGGTCATGGCGCTGCTTCTGCACCAGCGCGGCCTGCTCGTGCTGCATGCCAGTGCGATCGCCGTCGGCGGCAGGAGCGCGATCTTCATGGGCGACAAGGGCGCCGGCAAGTCGACTACGGCCGGCGCGATGATCAGCGCCGGGCACCGGTTGCTGACCGACGATGTCGTGGCGGTGGATATGTCGAGGCCGGACGGACCGGTGATCATTCCCGCCTTTCCGCAGCTGAAGCTCGCCGCCGATGCCGCCGCCGCCATCCCGATCCGGCAAGCGGAAATCCGCCCGCAGGCGCATCCGGCCATCGACAAGGCGCAGCACCGCCTGCATGGCGGATTTGCCCGCGGCGCGGTTGCGGCAACGCGGATCTACATTCTCCAGCGCCGCGACAGCGCGGCGATCTCGCCCCATGCGGGGCCTGGCGCCTTGTCGGCACTCATCAAATTCTCCTACGTGACGCGCTTCGGCCGCGCCGCGCTGGTCGGCGATTTCGCCGCCATGCATCTTCGCCAATGCGCGGGGCTGGCCAACCGGATCGGCGTGCATCGCCTCGAAGTGCCGGCCGGGCTGAACCGGATCGGCGAGGCTGTCGCGCTGATCGAACGGGACCTGGCGTCCGGCAACAGGCCGGAGTGA
- a CDS encoding ABC transporter ATP-binding protein produces the protein MAKILRLSLVRDIAGFGAVMARIGGRRTWIALVFLILGSLTEGISILLLVPLLHLIGRSDQDFAIRLPDNPVLSWLVPGGTLGLATVLCLLVGLVALQAGFNRFKSVYMARLLYDFVNRLRMDLFEAIGRARWGIFARTRSSDLDHALTGDIDRIQAAAFSLLMLVQTAVLLAGYLAVSLFISPVMTSFAIVIGVLMFVALRPFRSRATTYGRVLTANRQDQYRTVSEFLGGIKVAKSLNVEASYFAQLQATLEKMKADNISYVRNSTIGTAFFQVASVIGLSLFIYIALTRFHLALAEIVVLLLAFMRIAPRFMDMQTQAQQLLINVPAYASMQDLQTRFDAERETAASQAAQGVRLTLDVGLDIRDVSLAYAGLADAAEGKPVVSGITFGLPAGKVTALIGPSGSGKSTIADMLLGLLEPTQGKILADGVEIGPDNRRLWRDQVAYVPQDVFLLHDTIAANLRLAAPQASDAELWAALRAAHAADFVKGLEQRLDTVVGDRGIRLSGGERQRIALARALLRKPSLLILDEATSALDWQNQSLIAKSIDGLRGTMTILTIAHRPSMIAFADWVVAIENGRIVEVGQYQRLKAKSGSRLSRMLSGEQAEPEVADAG, from the coding sequence ATGGCCAAAATCCTTCGCCTGTCGCTGGTTCGGGATATTGCCGGCTTCGGCGCCGTTATGGCCCGGATCGGCGGGCGGCGGACATGGATCGCGCTCGTCTTCCTCATCCTGGGCAGCCTGACCGAAGGCATCTCGATCCTGCTGCTCGTCCCGCTGCTGCATCTTATCGGCAGATCCGACCAGGATTTCGCGATCAGGCTGCCTGACAACCCTGTCCTGTCCTGGCTGGTGCCTGGCGGGACGCTTGGGCTGGCGACGGTGCTTTGCCTGCTCGTCGGCCTCGTCGCGCTGCAGGCAGGCTTCAACCGCTTCAAGTCCGTCTATATGGCGCGGCTGCTCTATGACTTCGTCAACCGCCTGCGCATGGATCTGTTCGAGGCCATCGGCAGAGCGCGCTGGGGCATTTTCGCGCGCACACGCAGTTCTGATCTCGATCATGCGTTGACCGGCGACATCGATCGCATACAGGCCGCCGCCTTCTCGCTGCTGATGCTGGTGCAAACCGCCGTGCTACTGGCCGGTTATCTCGCGGTGTCGCTGTTCATCTCGCCGGTGATGACCTCGTTCGCCATCGTCATCGGCGTGCTGATGTTCGTGGCGCTGCGGCCGTTCCGCTCGCGCGCGACGACCTATGGCCGGGTGCTCACCGCCAATCGCCAGGACCAGTACCGCACCGTCTCGGAATTCCTCGGCGGCATCAAGGTGGCCAAGAGCCTGAATGTCGAGGCGAGCTATTTCGCGCAGCTGCAGGCGACACTGGAGAAGATGAAGGCCGACAACATCAGCTATGTGCGCAACAGCACGATCGGCACGGCCTTTTTCCAGGTGGCGAGCGTCATCGGCCTCAGCCTGTTCATCTACATTGCGCTTACCCGGTTCCATCTCGCGCTGGCCGAAATCGTCGTGCTGCTTCTGGCCTTCATGCGGATCGCGCCGCGCTTCATGGACATGCAGACGCAGGCACAGCAATTGCTGATCAACGTGCCCGCTTACGCCTCGATGCAGGACCTGCAGACGCGCTTCGACGCCGAGCGCGAGACGGCGGCCAGCCAGGCCGCGCAGGGCGTGAGGTTGACCCTCGATGTCGGGCTCGACATACGCGATGTCTCGCTTGCCTATGCCGGCCTTGCCGATGCCGCGGAGGGCAAGCCTGTGGTCAGCGGCATCACCTTCGGCCTTCCCGCCGGCAAGGTCACCGCCCTTATCGGCCCTTCAGGATCGGGCAAGAGCACGATCGCCGACATGCTGCTCGGCCTGCTCGAACCGACACAAGGCAAGATCCTCGCCGACGGTGTCGAGATCGGGCCGGACAACCGCAGGCTTTGGCGCGACCAGGTGGCCTATGTGCCGCAGGACGTGTTCCTGCTGCACGACACGATCGCGGCGAACCTCAGGCTTGCCGCGCCGCAAGCCAGCGACGCGGAGCTGTGGGCGGCGTTGCGCGCGGCGCATGCGGCCGATTTCGTCAAGGGGCTGGAGCAGCGGCTGGACACGGTGGTCGGCGACCGCGGCATCCGGCTCTCGGGTGGCGAACGCCAGAGGATCGCGCTGGCGCGGGCGCTGTTGCGCAAGCCATCGCTGCTCATCCTCGACGAGGCGACCAGCGCCCTCGACTGGCAGAATCAGTCGCTGATCGCCAAATCGATCGACGGGCTGCGCGGCACAATGACAATCCTGACCATTGCACACCGGCCTTCGATGATCGCCTTCGCCGATTGGGTAGTGGCCATCGAGAACGGCCGCATCGTCGAGGTCGGGCAGTATCAGCGCCTGAAGGCGAAATCCGGCAGCCGGCTGTCCAGGATGCTGTCGGGCGAGCAGGCGGAACCAGAGGTTGCCGACGCCGGCTGA
- a CDS encoding exopolysaccharide production repressor exox yields the protein MSLPKFIVGMLFALAIVISWSYFDGASLGTIMLRAVICVAISQAGYFLLVFLMVARSAPTVADRMREAERGLGAPKAAKGEKFSARRSIR from the coding sequence ATGTCACTTCCAAAGTTCATTGTCGGGATGCTGTTCGCCCTCGCGATCGTGATCTCGTGGTCCTATTTCGATGGCGCCTCGCTAGGCACGATCATGCTGCGCGCCGTGATCTGCGTCGCCATTAGTCAGGCCGGCTATTTTCTGCTGGTCTTTCTCATGGTTGCCAGGAGCGCGCCGACCGTGGCCGACAGGATGCGCGAGGCCGAAAGAGGCCTTGGCGCTCCAAAGGCTGCCAAAGGCGAGAAGTTCAGCGCCAGGCGCAGCATCCGTTAG